Proteins encoded in a region of the Vicinamibacteria bacterium genome:
- the polX gene encoding DNA polymerase/3'-5' exonuclease PolX has product MAGSRDSLVALFRELAQLTVLEEGSPNAFRVRAYENAVEAISSYRGDLEGLSEKELTALSGIGQSTAKKIREFFQAGTIARLEELRRKYPPDFVELGKIPGLGPKTLLRLRSELGVQNLEGLRAALEAKRLRDVHGFGAKMEEKLLHALDRLVSTGKEKRRPIAQAMPIALELVATLEALPAVERVQHCGSLRRLRETVADVDIVVASREPLSVREAFLKLPTVREVIGSGDTKTSLLTSTGLQVDLRIVEPHQFGAACQYFTGSKAHNIKLRQRALARGWLLNEYGLSDPRTGEVIACESEEAIYRALGLPLIAPPLREDRGEIEAAEKAELPSPVRLADVRGDLHVHTALSGDGKSSLEDIVGSAANRGYEYLAITDHAENLAMSGISREQLAAQRSEIDALRGRYPGLTLLHGSELNIDRDGRVDYDEDFRRTLDWCVAGVHSHFDLDRVQQTRRILAAMEDPTIHAIAHLTGRRIGSRAGIDLDVDAVLLKAVETGTAIEINAALPRLDASSEVLYRARGMDLTFVISTDTHHTREFARMEWGVLQATRGWVEPSRIANLWPRERFLAWLRAPRS; this is encoded by the coding sequence ATGGCGGGAAGCCGTGATTCACTTGTCGCGCTCTTCCGCGAGCTCGCACAGCTCACGGTCCTGGAGGAGGGCTCTCCAAACGCGTTCCGCGTTCGGGCGTACGAAAACGCGGTGGAGGCGATCTCCTCCTACCGGGGAGATCTGGAGGGCCTTTCCGAAAAGGAGTTGACCGCGCTTTCCGGAATTGGCCAGAGCACGGCCAAGAAGATCCGCGAGTTCTTCCAAGCGGGGACGATCGCAAGGCTCGAGGAGCTGCGCCGGAAATACCCGCCCGATTTTGTGGAGCTGGGCAAGATCCCCGGCCTGGGTCCCAAGACCCTGCTTCGGCTCAGGAGCGAGCTGGGCGTGCAGAATCTCGAGGGCCTGCGTGCCGCTCTCGAAGCCAAGAGACTCCGCGACGTCCATGGCTTCGGGGCGAAGATGGAGGAGAAGCTCCTGCACGCCCTCGATCGCCTGGTTTCGACCGGCAAGGAGAAGCGCCGCCCGATCGCCCAGGCCATGCCCATAGCCCTGGAGTTGGTGGCCACGCTCGAAGCGCTGCCCGCAGTGGAGCGCGTCCAGCACTGCGGGAGCCTCCGCCGCCTCCGGGAGACGGTCGCAGATGTCGACATCGTGGTGGCCTCCCGGGAGCCCTTGTCCGTGCGGGAGGCGTTCCTCAAACTGCCCACGGTGCGCGAGGTCATCGGCAGCGGGGACACCAAGACTTCCCTCTTGACCTCGACCGGCCTCCAGGTGGATCTGCGGATTGTTGAACCGCATCAGTTCGGAGCCGCCTGCCAGTACTTTACCGGGTCAAAGGCCCACAACATCAAGCTGCGGCAGCGGGCCCTGGCGCGGGGATGGCTCCTCAACGAATACGGCCTCAGCGACCCCCGAACGGGCGAGGTCATCGCCTGCGAGTCCGAGGAAGCCATATATCGGGCGCTGGGGCTCCCTCTCATCGCGCCTCCCCTGCGCGAAGATCGGGGGGAGATCGAGGCCGCCGAAAAAGCCGAGCTCCCTTCGCCGGTACGGTTGGCAGATGTTCGCGGCGATCTGCACGTCCATACGGCTCTGTCGGGGGACGGCAAGAGCTCGCTCGAAGACATCGTGGGAAGCGCTGCCAACCGAGGCTACGAATATCTCGCCATCACCGATCACGCAGAGAACCTCGCCATGAGTGGCATAAGCCGGGAGCAACTTGCCGCCCAACGATCGGAGATCGACGCCCTCCGTGGGCGCTACCCCGGCCTGACCCTCCTCCACGGCAGTGAGCTGAACATCGACCGGGACGGCCGCGTGGACTATGACGAAGACTTTCGCCGCACCCTCGATTGGTGCGTGGCCGGCGTCCACTCCCATTTCGACTTGGATCGGGTTCAGCAGACCCGCCGCATCCTCGCCGCCATGGAGGACCCGACCATCCACGCCATCGCGCATCTCACGGGCCGGAGGATTGGCAGTCGGGCCGGCATCGACCTCGACGTAGACGCCGTCCTACTAAAAGCGGTCGAGACCGGCACCGCGATCGAGATCAACGCCGCCCTCCCGCGGCTCGACGCCTCGAGCGAGGTGCTCTATCGGGCACGTGGCATGGACCTGACCTTCGTGATCAGCACCGACACCCACCATACGCGCGAGTTCGCGCGCATGGAGTGGGGCGTCCTCCAAGCTACGCGCGGCTGGGTCGAGCCCTCCCGCATCGCCAACCTCTGGCCCCGCGAAAGGTTCCTCGCATGGCTGCGCGCACCCCGGAGCTGA